A window of the Rhea pennata isolate bPtePen1 chromosome 19, bPtePen1.pri, whole genome shotgun sequence genome harbors these coding sequences:
- the RNF157 gene encoding E3 ubiquitin ligase RNF157 isoform X4: MGALTSRQNAGVEEVDIPANSVYRYPPKSGSYFANHFIMGGEKFDSTHPEGYLFGENSDLNFLGSRPVAFPYAAPPPQEPVKTLRSLINIRKDTLRLVKCSEEVKAPGEEVSKAKVHYNVEFTFDTDARVAITIYYQASEEFQNGVASYIPKDNSLQSETVHYKRGVCQQFCMPSHTVDPSEWAEEELGFDLDREVYPMVVHAVVDEEDEHVGHSHVLLATFEKHADGTFCVKPLKQKQVVDGVSYLLQEIYGIENKYNTQDSKVAEDEVSDNSAECVVCLSDVRDTLILPCRHLCLCNTCADTLRYQANNCPICRLPFRALLQIRAMRKKLGPLSPTSFNPIIASQTSDSEEHSSSENIPPGYEVVSLLEALNGPLTPSPAALPPRVLGDGHGAATLPSYGSESHPPPLRALSPLERLSDCGSQGLKLKKSLSKSISQTSSILPEEEDEKSCSESEIRIAPRKPSAQHEEECGVTPESENLTLSSSGAIDQSSCTGTPLSSTISSPEDPVSSSLAQSVMSMASSQSRHSQISTDTVSSMSGSYVAPGTEEEGDTLPSPAAASAMASEGESTPVESPDINFVSISAEERDSEGNDVLEDEDTSPVQEDEPRKDLVAPGPSATSQLGSFGGRPEDRRFPRSEV; encoded by the exons atGGGGGCGCTGACCAGCCGGCAAAACGCAGGCGTGGAGGAAGTGGATATCCCCGCTAATTCCGTCTACAGATACCCCCCGAAATCCG GGAGCTATTTTGCCAACCACTTCATCATGGGAGGCGAGAAGTTCGACTCGACGCACCCCGAGGGGTACCTCTTCGGCGAGAACAGCGACCTCAACTTCCTGGGCAGCCGCCCCGTGGCG TTCCCTTACGCTGCTCCACCACCTCAGGAACCCGTGAAGACCCTCAGGAGCTTAATCAACATCCGCAAAGACACCCTGCGCCTCGTGAA GTGCTCGGAGGAGGTGAAGGCCCCGGGGGAAGAGGTCAGCAAGGCGAAGGTGCACTACAACGTGGAGTTCACCTTCGACACGGACGCCCGCGTGGCCATAACCATCTACTACCAGGCGAGCGAGGAGTTCCAGAACGGGGTGGCGAG CTACATCCCCAAGGACAACAGCTTGCAGTCGGAGACGGTGCACTACAAGCGGGGGGTGTGCCAGCAGTTCTGCATGCCCTCGCACACCGTGGACCCCTCGGAGTGGGCGGAGGAGGAG CTGGGCTTCGACCTGGACCGGGAGGTGTACCCCATGGTGGTGCATGCCGTGGTGGATGAAGAGGATG AGCATGTTGGCCACTCGCACGTGCTGCTGGCGACCTTCGAGAAG caCGCCGACGGCACCTTCTGCGTGAAGCCCCTCAAGCAGAAACAAGTG GTGGACGGCGTGAGCTACCTCCTCCAGGAGATCTACGGCATAGAGAACAAGTACAACACGCAGGACTCCAAG GTCGCCGAGGACGAGGTGAGCGACAACAGCGCCGAGTGCGTCGTCTGCCTCTCGGACGTCCGCGACACCCTCATCCTGCCCTGCCGCCACCTCTGCCTGTGCAACACGTGCGCGGACACCCTGCGGTACCAGGCCAACAACTGCCCCATCTGCCGACTGC CTTTCCGAGCCTTGCTTCAAATCCGAGCCATGAGGAAAAAACTGGGGCCCCTGTCTCCCACCAGCTTCAACCCCATCATTGCCTCGCAGACCTCCGACTCGGAGGAGCACTCG TCCTCGGAGAACATCCCTCCAGGCTACGAGGTGGTGTCCCTGCTGGAGGCCCTCAACGGGCCACTGACGCCCTCTCCAGCTGCCCTGCCGCCCCGCGTCCTCGGGGACGGCCACGGCGCAGCGACACTGCCCTCCTACGGCAGCGAGAGCCACCCACCTCCCCTGCGGGCCCTCTCGCCCCTCGAGCGCCTCTCCGACTGCGGCAGCCAGGGGCTCAAGCTGAAGAAGAGCCTGTCCAA GTCCATCTCCCAGACCTCCTCCATCCTGCCTGAAGAGGAGGACGAGAAGTCCTGCAGCGAGTCGGAGATCAGAATTGCCCCGAGGAAACCTTCAGCTCAGCATGAGGAG GAATGTGGTGTGACTCCCGAGAGCGAAAACCTCACCCTGTCGTCATCGGGAGCCATCGACCAGTCCTCGTGCACTGGCACCCCACTCTCCTCCACCATCTCATCTCCGGAAG ACCCcgtcagcagcagcctggctcaGTCCGTCATGTCCATGGCCTCCTCCCAGAGCCGGCACTCGCAGATCAGCACCGACACCGTCTCCTCCATGTCCGGCTCCTACGTCGCTCCCGGCACGGAGGAGGAGGGCGACACGCTGCCGTCGCCGGCGGCCGCCAGCGCCATGGCCTCCGAAGGAGAG TCGACGCCTGTGGAGTCCCCGGATATAAACTTCGTCAGCATCTCGGCTGAGGAGCGCGATTCCGAG GGCAATGACGTGCTGGAGGATGAGGACACCTCTCCCGTGCAGGAAGACG AGCCACGGAAAGACCTGGTCGCTCCCGGGCCATCGGCCACCTCCCAGCTTGGATCTTTTGGGGGAAG GCCAGAGGACAGGCGCTTTCCGCGGTCTGAGGTGTGA